The Hymenobacter sp. GOD-10R genome includes a window with the following:
- a CDS encoding gluconate 2-dehydrogenase subunit 3 family protein, with protein MNRRDAVARVALIMGGTLIGGDYLLTGCGPASTDKTADNGKGKTQANGKLADVLDAKQAAYLNEVGETILPTTATPGAKSANVGGFMAVMVRDCYTPADQQAFVKGLDQLEEASKKQNGKGFLESTPEQRTALLRALDTEQKQYSKTKSIEAPNHYFRMMKELTLLGYFTSEVGATKALRYLPVPGKYDGNVPYKKGDRAWATT; from the coding sequence ATGAACAGACGTGATGCCGTCGCCCGAGTAGCCCTAATTATGGGCGGCACCCTCATCGGGGGCGACTACTTGCTAACCGGCTGCGGCCCGGCTAGCACCGATAAAACTGCTGATAACGGAAAAGGAAAAACCCAAGCCAACGGCAAGCTGGCAGATGTGCTCGATGCCAAGCAGGCGGCTTACCTGAACGAAGTAGGCGAAACAATTTTGCCGACTACCGCAACGCCCGGCGCTAAATCCGCCAATGTGGGCGGTTTTATGGCCGTAATGGTACGAGATTGCTACACGCCAGCCGACCAGCAAGCCTTCGTGAAAGGCTTGGATCAGTTGGAAGAAGCTAGCAAAAAGCAGAACGGCAAAGGTTTCCTGGAAAGTACGCCTGAGCAGCGCACGGCCTTGCTTCGTGCGCTCGACACGGAGCAAAAGCAGTACAGCAAAACCAAATCGATTGAGGCACCCAATCACTATTTTCGAATGATGAAGGAGCTGACGTTACTCGGTTATTTCACGTCGGAAGTAGGGGCAACGAAAGCCTTGCGCTACCTTCCCGTGCCCGGTAAGTACGATGGCAACGTGCCATACAAGAAAGGGGACCGGGCTTGGGCTACCACTTAA
- a CDS encoding RagB/SusD family nutrient uptake outer membrane protein: MKKVLSAAVLLALLQLVNSCEINEEFQGSLTTDQVGGSGSSNTSSLLDGVYTAMRSPFQGAGQVFALSEVTTDERLMPTRGGDWDDNGKWRQLHLHTWDANHIEIRNSFNNLNAVVFAATDLLRYNPTQQQQAEARFLRAWATYWILDLFDQVPYRDPGESVTQLARVRKGTEALEYVISEVNEVLPNLPDAPAYRANKDAARGLLMKCYLNRGVYANRAAPTFAAADMNQVITLADQIINTNRYKFAANYFDNFAPDNTNIGTENIFTELNQGGVSSGAQFDLWRFISHYNMVPSGYNGPTALSDFYDKFGANDIRRGTVYSYTNGPLNPGKRQNVGFLVGQQYNLNTDAPLTDRSGAPLAFTREVSIIETDAKTLERTGIRPMKYPPDFTNNSAGTTDNDMVHLRLPDVLLMKAEAILRGGTATSAGPYGNTPLALVNSIRAHPSRNAGALPSLTLDILLDERGRELYLEEWRRQDMIRFGKFLGPIQEGPTSSSPTYLIFPIPNQQVAVNSNLTQNPGY; this comes from the coding sequence ATGAAAAAGGTATTGAGTGCAGCGGTCTTGCTGGCCCTTCTCCAGCTGGTCAACAGTTGCGAGATCAACGAAGAGTTTCAAGGTTCGCTGACTACCGATCAAGTAGGTGGTAGCGGTTCCTCCAATACGTCCTCCCTGCTCGATGGCGTGTACACGGCAATGCGCAGTCCTTTCCAGGGAGCAGGTCAGGTATTTGCCCTGTCGGAAGTAACAACTGACGAACGTCTGATGCCTACGCGGGGCGGCGACTGGGATGATAACGGCAAATGGCGCCAGCTGCACCTGCACACCTGGGACGCCAACCACATAGAAATACGCAACAGTTTCAATAACCTGAACGCAGTTGTGTTTGCCGCAACGGACTTGTTGCGTTACAATCCTACGCAGCAGCAGCAAGCGGAAGCCCGGTTCCTGCGCGCTTGGGCCACCTACTGGATCCTCGACCTCTTCGATCAAGTACCTTACCGCGACCCAGGCGAATCGGTAACACAGCTGGCCCGCGTGCGCAAGGGTACTGAGGCGCTCGAATACGTCATAAGCGAGGTAAACGAAGTGTTGCCTAATCTGCCCGACGCACCCGCTTACCGCGCCAATAAGGATGCCGCGCGAGGCTTGCTCATGAAGTGCTACCTCAATCGGGGGGTGTACGCTAACCGCGCGGCGCCCACGTTTGCCGCCGCCGATATGAATCAGGTCATCACCCTCGCCGACCAGATTATCAACACGAACCGCTACAAGTTTGCCGCTAACTACTTCGATAATTTCGCGCCGGATAACACGAATATTGGTACGGAGAACATCTTCACGGAGCTGAACCAAGGCGGTGTAAGCAGCGGAGCACAATTCGACTTGTGGCGGTTTATCTCGCACTACAACATGGTGCCTAGCGGCTACAATGGCCCCACGGCACTGTCTGATTTCTACGACAAGTTTGGCGCGAACGACATTCGGCGTGGTACCGTGTACAGCTACACCAATGGGCCTCTCAACCCCGGCAAACGTCAAAACGTGGGCTTCTTGGTAGGGCAACAGTACAACCTGAACACGGATGCACCCCTGACGGACCGTAGCGGCGCACCCCTAGCTTTCACGCGAGAGGTAAGCATTATTGAAACCGACGCCAAAACCTTGGAGCGCACCGGTATTCGTCCGATGAAGTATCCGCCGGATTTCACGAACAACTCGGCTGGCACCACCGACAACGACATGGTGCACCTGCGCCTGCCTGACGTGTTGTTGATGAAGGCGGAGGCTATTTTGCGGGGTGGCACGGCTACGTCGGCGGGTCCTTATGGCAATACCCCCTTAGCCTTGGTAAACTCTATTCGGGCGCACCCATCGCGCAATGCTGGGGCTCTCCCTAGCTTAACCCTGGATATATTGCTCGACGAGCGAGGCAGAGAACTGTACCTAGAAGAATGGCGCCGACAGGACATGATTCGCTTCGGTAAGTTCCTCGGTCCCATTCAGGAAGGACCTACGAGTAGTTCTCCTACCTACCTCATTTTCCCGATTCCGAACCAACAGGTTGCGGTGAACTCCAATCTCACCCAAAACCCGGGCTACTAA
- a CDS encoding GMC family oxidoreductase: MEQNTYDAIVIGSGISGGMAAKELTEKGLKTLMLERGRNIEHIKGYVNANKAPWEFPHRGGKTQQMIEDYPVLKRDYTLNESNLDYWVNEKESPYTEVKPFDWFRGYHVGGRSLMWGRQSYRWSDYDFEANAKDGIAVDWPIRYKDLAPWYSHAEKFAGISGNRDGLPQLPDGDFMPPMEMNVVEKDVAARIKAKFKNRHMVIGRTANITQPHHNRVNCQYRNKCWLGCPFGAYFSTQSATLPAAVATGNLTLRPYSIVTRILYDKDTKKAKGVEVLDAETNKTYEYYAKVVFLNASALNSAWVLMNSATDVWPDGLGSSSGELGHNVMDHHFRAGAHGTMPGYEDKYVFGRRANGIYVPRFRNLFGDKRDYIRGFGYQGSASREGWSRDIAEMSIGGDWKDALSEPGAWTMGLTGFGETLPYHDNRIFLDKDKKDKWGLPVLAMDATIRENERKMRVDMMQDAKEMLEAAGMENVNTYNNDYAMGGGIHEMGTARMGRDPKTSVLNQHNQVWDAPNVYVTDGAAMTSAACQNPSLTYLALTARAVDHAVGEMKKQNI; this comes from the coding sequence ATGGAACAAAATACCTATGACGCCATCGTCATCGGTTCCGGAATTTCGGGCGGCATGGCCGCTAAGGAGCTGACTGAAAAGGGCTTAAAGACGCTCATGCTGGAGCGTGGCCGCAACATAGAGCACATCAAAGGCTATGTGAACGCCAACAAAGCGCCTTGGGAGTTTCCGCACCGTGGGGGGAAAACTCAGCAGATGATTGAGGATTACCCGGTGTTGAAGCGCGATTACACGCTTAACGAAAGCAACCTTGACTATTGGGTGAATGAGAAGGAAAGCCCCTACACGGAGGTGAAGCCCTTCGACTGGTTTCGCGGCTACCACGTAGGCGGACGCTCCCTGATGTGGGGTCGGCAGTCGTACCGCTGGAGCGACTACGACTTTGAGGCCAACGCCAAAGATGGTATTGCCGTGGACTGGCCTATTCGTTACAAAGACCTAGCTCCGTGGTACAGCCACGCCGAGAAGTTTGCGGGCATCAGCGGCAACCGCGACGGGCTGCCCCAACTCCCCGACGGCGACTTCATGCCGCCTATGGAAATGAACGTGGTGGAGAAAGATGTGGCCGCGCGCATCAAAGCCAAGTTCAAGAACCGACACATGGTGATTGGCCGCACGGCCAACATCACGCAGCCGCACCACAACCGCGTAAACTGCCAGTACCGCAACAAGTGCTGGCTTGGCTGCCCATTCGGTGCGTATTTCAGCACGCAATCGGCCACGCTGCCTGCGGCAGTGGCCACAGGCAACCTGACGCTGCGGCCTTATTCCATTGTTACGCGCATTCTGTACGATAAGGATACCAAGAAGGCGAAAGGCGTGGAAGTGCTGGACGCTGAAACGAACAAGACGTACGAGTACTACGCAAAAGTGGTCTTCCTCAATGCCTCGGCGCTGAACTCTGCCTGGGTGCTGATGAACTCGGCCACTGATGTGTGGCCTGATGGCCTAGGTAGCAGCAGCGGGGAGCTAGGCCACAACGTAATGGACCACCACTTCCGGGCTGGTGCCCACGGCACAATGCCAGGCTACGAAGACAAGTACGTGTTTGGCCGGCGCGCCAATGGTATTTATGTGCCCCGCTTCCGCAACCTGTTCGGCGACAAGCGCGACTACATCCGTGGCTTCGGCTACCAAGGTAGCGCGAGCCGCGAAGGCTGGAGCCGCGACATTGCCGAAATGAGCATTGGCGGTGACTGGAAAGATGCCCTCTCGGAGCCAGGCGCTTGGACCATGGGTCTGACAGGCTTCGGCGAAACGCTGCCGTACCACGATAACCGCATCTTCCTCGACAAAGACAAGAAGGACAAGTGGGGCCTGCCGGTGCTGGCCATGGATGCGACTATTCGCGAGAACGAGCGCAAAATGCGCGTCGACATGATGCAGGACGCAAAGGAAATGCTGGAAGCTGCCGGCATGGAGAATGTGAACACCTACAACAACGACTACGCCATGGGCGGTGGCATCCACGAGATGGGTACGGCGCGCATGGGCCGCGACCCCAAAACATCCGTGCTCAACCAGCACAACCAAGTTTGGGACGCGCCCAACGTGTACGTTACCGACGGGGCGGCCATGACGTCCGCTGCGTGCCAGAATCCTTCGCTTACCTACCTAGCACTCACGGCCCGGGCCGTAGATCATGCCGTAGGCGAAATGAAAAAGCAGAATATCTAA
- a CDS encoding SusC/RagA family TonB-linked outer membrane protein gives MVDAQASGLPGVTVVVPGTTVGTSTGADGTFKVDVPATATTLSFSYVGYSAQQVNITGKSSVQVTMREDAQALADVVVVGYGTVKKNDLTGAVSALNPKDFNKGTFTSPDQLIQGRASGVQVTQNSGQPGGANTIRIRGNAAVTGTGQPLYVIDGVPLDGRSARPGLNTTFGDSPDSNPLNFLNPNDIESIDILKDASATAIYGSRAAYGVVIITTKKGKAGEPRLDVSVSGGFSKILRRIDVLDANEFRQALTYYGASASNDRGLSNDALGAILHTASVQNYNASISGGNENARYRLSLGYLDQQGIIKKTGFQKYSANFSTNMKFLESKRLGADISITASQFREQLAPVTNNGDFRGSLIGQALQWNPTDSLYNSKGLPVSRFGTSTINPVAMQQYYNDNSRVTTALASISPYYKFTDWLEYRALVSANYSTGVRRTSIDQRLNVEQYQRLGYAAVSNNELLTQQMTHTLNFNKKLGSDFNLNALLGYEYQKFGNSGTGLSGLGPVNTQTGNPVGFGTYGLDYTNYLQFSNPSGRKITAFVDPVSELQSYFGRAILNYKERYLLTATLRADGSTKFGDNNKYGYFPSLSAAWDISQEDFFSIESVNQLKARVGYGRTGNQEFPAGSARGRYAFLPDNGGLGQTNNPNPDLKWQSDEQYDAGLDVALFNNRLTLTADYFYKRTTDLLYPSAPIQPAAPAANGVSLVTWSNLDGVIVNKGVELAAGITAIDNPRVGLNFSANATFIKNRVSDVRGVIQTGALNGQGLSDVTVEVIQSGLPINAFFTQQFQGIEAGSGQSTYADNGTFRYLGNPNPTAIAGLSANVRFMKFSLTANFNGVFGNKIYNNTFNSVLNVSQIQGGKNIAREFYKSPVKEALSNRLAPSSRFLESGNYVKLSNLTLNYAFGDLGRVFKGTSLYVTGQNLFLITKYKGFDPEINTNKSVNGVPSVGIDYTGYPTARTFTFGANFSL, from the coding sequence GTGGTTGACGCGCAGGCTAGTGGCTTGCCCGGCGTAACAGTAGTGGTGCCAGGCACCACTGTCGGGACGAGTACTGGCGCTGATGGTACCTTTAAGGTAGACGTGCCCGCCACGGCCACCACATTATCCTTCTCGTATGTGGGCTATTCGGCGCAACAGGTGAATATCACCGGTAAATCGTCGGTGCAGGTGACCATGCGGGAAGATGCTCAGGCCCTAGCCGACGTTGTAGTGGTTGGCTACGGTACAGTGAAGAAGAATGACTTAACCGGTGCCGTAAGTGCCTTGAACCCGAAGGACTTCAACAAAGGAACCTTTACATCACCAGACCAACTGATCCAGGGTCGCGCCTCGGGCGTGCAGGTAACGCAGAATAGCGGCCAGCCTGGGGGTGCCAACACCATTCGCATCCGCGGCAATGCTGCCGTAACCGGCACTGGTCAGCCGCTGTACGTAATCGACGGCGTGCCGCTCGACGGCCGCTCGGCCCGGCCCGGCCTAAATACTACCTTCGGTGATAGCCCCGATAGCAATCCGCTCAACTTCTTGAACCCTAATGATATTGAGTCGATCGATATTCTGAAGGATGCTTCGGCTACGGCTATTTACGGTTCGCGCGCGGCTTATGGCGTGGTGATTATAACCACGAAGAAAGGCAAAGCAGGCGAGCCTAGGCTCGATGTGAGCGTGTCGGGTGGCTTCTCGAAGATTTTGCGTCGCATTGATGTGCTCGATGCCAATGAGTTTCGGCAAGCGCTAACGTACTACGGTGCTTCGGCCTCCAACGATAGAGGCTTGAGCAACGATGCGCTCGGAGCAATCCTGCACACCGCCTCGGTACAGAACTACAATGCTTCTATTAGCGGTGGCAACGAAAACGCGCGCTACCGTTTGTCGCTCGGCTATCTTGATCAGCAAGGAATTATCAAGAAGACTGGCTTCCAGAAGTACAGCGCCAACTTCTCCACTAACATGAAGTTCTTAGAAAGCAAGCGTCTAGGAGCAGATATTAGTATCACAGCTAGCCAGTTTCGTGAGCAGCTAGCACCGGTTACCAACAACGGCGACTTTCGCGGCAGCCTTATTGGGCAGGCTTTGCAGTGGAATCCGACTGATTCCTTATACAATTCCAAAGGGCTTCCCGTGTCTAGGTTCGGTACTTCCACGATTAACCCCGTGGCAATGCAGCAGTACTACAACGATAACTCACGGGTAACGACAGCCCTAGCTTCCATTTCGCCCTACTACAAGTTCACGGATTGGCTAGAGTATCGCGCGTTGGTGTCGGCTAACTATAGCACGGGCGTTCGTCGCACTTCCATCGATCAGCGCCTCAACGTTGAGCAGTATCAGCGGCTAGGGTACGCCGCGGTCAGCAACAACGAGCTGCTCACCCAGCAGATGACTCACACGTTGAATTTCAATAAGAAACTCGGTAGCGACTTCAATTTAAATGCTCTGCTAGGCTACGAGTATCAGAAATTTGGCAACTCGGGTACGGGCTTAAGCGGGCTAGGTCCGGTGAATACGCAGACAGGCAATCCAGTAGGTTTCGGTACGTATGGGCTGGATTACACGAACTACCTGCAATTCTCTAATCCTTCGGGCCGTAAGATTACTGCCTTTGTAGACCCTGTATCGGAACTGCAATCGTATTTCGGGCGTGCCATTCTTAACTATAAGGAGCGCTACTTACTAACGGCCACTTTGCGCGCTGATGGTAGCACCAAGTTTGGCGACAACAACAAGTACGGCTACTTCCCGTCGTTGTCAGCTGCTTGGGATATTAGTCAGGAGGATTTCTTTTCTATAGAAAGTGTCAACCAGTTGAAAGCGCGGGTAGGTTACGGCCGCACCGGCAACCAAGAGTTTCCAGCTGGCTCAGCCCGGGGACGGTACGCATTTCTGCCTGACAATGGCGGGCTAGGCCAAACCAACAACCCCAACCCTGATCTGAAGTGGCAATCAGATGAGCAGTATGATGCAGGTCTAGACGTGGCCTTATTCAACAACCGCTTGACCCTGACAGCTGACTACTTCTATAAGCGGACCACGGACCTGCTGTATCCCAGTGCGCCCATTCAGCCCGCTGCCCCGGCCGCAAACGGGGTATCGCTCGTGACCTGGAGCAATCTCGACGGGGTTATCGTGAACAAGGGAGTGGAGCTAGCTGCTGGCATTACGGCCATTGATAATCCGCGGGTCGGCCTGAACTTCAGCGCTAATGCCACCTTCATTAAGAACCGGGTGTCGGACGTGAGAGGCGTAATCCAGACGGGAGCACTCAACGGCCAGGGCTTGTCGGACGTGACGGTAGAGGTGATTCAAAGCGGCTTACCAATTAATGCTTTTTTCACCCAGCAGTTTCAGGGAATAGAGGCTGGCTCTGGCCAATCTACTTATGCCGACAACGGTACATTCCGCTACCTAGGTAATCCAAACCCGACAGCCATAGCGGGTCTGAGCGCCAACGTACGCTTCATGAAATTTTCCCTGACGGCCAACTTCAACGGCGTGTTCGGCAATAAGATCTACAACAACACTTTCAACAGTGTGCTCAACGTGAGCCAGATTCAGGGCGGTAAAAACATTGCGCGCGAGTTCTATAAGTCGCCCGTTAAGGAAGCGCTCAGCAACCGCCTTGCGCCTTCCTCTCGCTTCCTGGAAAGTGGTAACTACGTGAAGCTCTCTAACCTAACGCTGAACTATGCCTTCGGTGACCTAGGTCGAGTGTTTAAAGGCACCAGCCTTTATGTCACGGGTCAGAATCTCTTCCTCATCACCAAGTACAAGGGCTTCGATCCTGAGATTAACACCAACAAGTCGGTGAACGGCGTGCCCTCAGTGGGCATCGATTATACCGGCTATCCGACGGCCCGCACCTTCACGTTCGGCGCCAACTTTTCCCTGTAA
- a CDS encoding sugar phosphate isomerase/epimerase, with product MKSAALLSAGALVSPALLAAPTQYIGLQLYTVRDAMQQDPTGTLAKVAQLGYNSVEGATYTGTQKFYGMEPAAFAKTLKQHGLIMPSSHYVLGMAENQGKPVQGTILHGWDKAVDDAAQVGIKYMVCAYLQESERGNLDQYKRLAEALNKAGQRCKKAGIQLCYHNHDFEFVAQDGKLPYDILLKQTDKDLLKMELDLYWASKAGHDPVTLFQQNPGRFPLWHMKDMDKTEKHDFTEVGNGSIDFKKIYAQRKLAGLQYFFVEQDRTPGSPFDSIRSSISYIKGTLL from the coding sequence GTGAAATCTGCCGCCCTGCTTTCGGCTGGGGCGCTGGTGAGCCCTGCGTTGCTTGCTGCTCCCACCCAATACATCGGTCTTCAGCTGTATACTGTGCGCGACGCCATGCAGCAAGACCCAACGGGCACGCTTGCGAAAGTGGCTCAGCTCGGCTACAACTCAGTGGAAGGTGCTACCTATACGGGTACTCAGAAATTCTACGGAATGGAGCCTGCTGCCTTCGCTAAAACGTTAAAGCAGCACGGATTGATCATGCCCAGCAGCCACTACGTACTCGGCATGGCTGAGAACCAAGGCAAGCCTGTGCAAGGCACCATTCTGCACGGCTGGGACAAAGCCGTGGACGACGCGGCCCAGGTGGGCATCAAGTACATGGTGTGCGCTTACCTCCAGGAATCGGAGCGGGGCAACCTAGATCAGTACAAGCGTCTTGCCGAGGCGCTGAACAAAGCCGGTCAGCGCTGCAAGAAAGCCGGCATCCAGCTGTGTTACCACAACCACGATTTCGAGTTCGTGGCCCAAGACGGCAAGCTGCCCTACGACATCCTCCTCAAGCAAACCGATAAGGACTTGTTGAAGATGGAGCTAGACCTGTACTGGGCCAGCAAAGCCGGGCATGACCCCGTGACTTTGTTCCAACAGAACCCCGGTCGCTTCCCGCTGTGGCACATGAAGGACATGGATAAAACGGAGAAGCACGACTTCACGGAAGTCGGCAACGGCTCCATTGACTTCAAAAAAATATATGCTCAGCGCAAGCTAGCAGGCCTCCAGTATTTCTTCGTGGAGCAGGACCGCACGCCTGGTTCGCCCTTCGACAGCATCCGCAGCAGCATCTCCTATATCAAGGGCACGCTGCTGTAA